A window from Aeromonas rivipollensis encodes these proteins:
- a CDS encoding sodium-dependent transporter: MSQVQWSSRLGHVLAAAGTAIGLGAIWKFPYVTATNGGGAFLLVFLLFSFTLGVAVLVGETLLGSRSQRGVLGAFHRLVGPNWRWMGYMGILCGFFIYSFYSVVGGWTVGYAALAVMGKLNLGEGSALTALFNGYVSDPWWPVLTHLVFAGLTWWFVQGGIQKGVERALRWMMPALFVMMLLLVGVGLSMPGAMAGVRQLLLPDFSMLTGQSVLDALGLAFFSLSIGLGVHTTYGAYLPNSEGVLRSGVWVVTLASLISVLAGLMIFPALASTGIDPTAGPGLTFMTMPAVFSHLPFGQGLGVVFFLLLLVAALSSSISMLEHLVRFTCEEWGWSRRGACRVLTLLIMASGIPVSLSFGPWADYTLFGKTIFDLLDYLTSNLMMPLFGLVLTLLLGWRLGESILPEGLSPALRLCLLWCWRLVAPLLIAGILVRGLL; the protein is encoded by the coding sequence ATGAGCCAGGTTCAGTGGTCTTCCCGTCTCGGTCATGTGCTGGCGGCGGCCGGCACGGCCATCGGCCTCGGCGCCATCTGGAAGTTTCCCTATGTGACCGCCACCAATGGCGGCGGCGCCTTCCTGCTGGTGTTCCTGCTGTTCAGCTTCACCCTGGGGGTGGCGGTGCTGGTGGGGGAGACGCTGCTTGGCAGCCGCAGCCAGCGCGGGGTGCTCGGCGCCTTCCACCGGCTGGTGGGGCCGAACTGGCGCTGGATGGGTTACATGGGGATCCTCTGCGGCTTCTTCATCTACAGCTTCTACAGCGTGGTGGGGGGCTGGACCGTCGGCTATGCGGCGCTGGCCGTGATGGGCAAGCTCAACCTCGGCGAAGGTTCGGCGTTGACCGCCCTGTTCAACGGTTACGTCAGCGATCCCTGGTGGCCTGTGCTGACCCATCTGGTGTTCGCCGGCCTCACCTGGTGGTTCGTGCAGGGTGGGATCCAGAAAGGGGTGGAGCGGGCGCTGCGCTGGATGATGCCGGCGCTCTTCGTCATGATGCTGCTGCTGGTGGGGGTGGGTCTCTCCATGCCGGGGGCCATGGCCGGGGTGCGTCAGCTGCTGCTGCCTGATTTCTCCATGCTGACCGGCCAGAGCGTGCTGGATGCCCTGGGGCTCGCCTTCTTCTCCCTCTCCATTGGCCTGGGAGTACACACCACTTATGGCGCCTACCTGCCCAATAGCGAAGGTGTGCTGCGCTCCGGCGTCTGGGTAGTGACCCTGGCGAGCCTCATCTCCGTGCTGGCGGGGCTGATGATCTTCCCGGCGCTGGCGTCCACTGGCATTGACCCCACAGCCGGGCCAGGGCTCACCTTCATGACCATGCCCGCGGTGTTCAGCCATCTGCCGTTCGGTCAGGGGCTGGGGGTGGTCTTCTTCCTGTTGCTGCTGGTGGCGGCGCTCTCCTCCTCCATCTCCATGCTGGAGCACCTGGTGCGCTTCACCTGCGAAGAGTGGGGCTGGTCACGCCGTGGCGCCTGCCGGGTGCTGACCCTGCTGATCATGGCCTCCGGCATTCCGGTCAGCCTGTCGTTCGGTCCCTGGGCCGACTACACCCTGTTTGGCAAGACCATCTTCGACTTGCTGGACTACCTCACCTCCAACCTGATGATGCCGCTGTTCGGTCTGGTGCTGACCTTGCTGCTGGGCTGGCGACTGGGGGAGAGCATACTGCCCGAGGGGCTCTCCCCGGCCCTGCGTCTGTGCCTGCTCTGGTGCTGGCGACTGGTGGCGCCGCTCTTGATCGCCGGTATCCTGGTGCGAGGACTGCTGTAA
- a CDS encoding LysE family translocator → MDLNWLFPLAGFALITCGTPGPNNMLLTSAGAAQGFRRSIPLLVGVVGGINLMILATALGLGVVFEKVPLLHDGLKLVGSAYLLWLAWKVATASGPADGSRPLIPAHQGAMLQLLNPKAWMMALSAISGFTLAGEAYWPSAGWVLGIFFVTGLYTGAFWVLFGAQVRRLIRTARGWRRFNLGMGIATAACVLMIWV, encoded by the coding sequence ATGGATCTGAACTGGTTGTTTCCCCTGGCGGGCTTTGCCCTGATCACCTGTGGCACCCCCGGCCCCAACAACATGCTGCTCACCAGCGCCGGGGCCGCTCAGGGATTTCGCCGCTCCATCCCCCTGCTGGTGGGGGTGGTGGGGGGTATCAACCTGATGATCCTGGCCACGGCCCTGGGGCTGGGAGTGGTGTTCGAGAAGGTGCCGCTGCTGCACGACGGCCTCAAGCTGGTGGGCTCGGCCTACCTGCTCTGGCTGGCCTGGAAGGTGGCCACCGCCAGCGGCCCGGCGGATGGCAGCCGGCCGCTCATCCCGGCCCATCAGGGGGCCATGTTGCAGTTGCTCAACCCCAAGGCCTGGATGATGGCGCTCTCCGCCATCAGCGGCTTCACCCTGGCGGGGGAGGCTTACTGGCCGTCCGCCGGCTGGGTGCTCGGCATCTTCTTCGTGACCGGCCTCTATACGGGGGCCTTCTGGGTGCTGTTCGGTGCCCAGGTGCGCCGCCTCATCCGTACCGCCAGAGGCTGGCGTCGTTTTAACCTCGGCATGGGGATCGCCACGGCGGCCTGCGTGCTGATGATCTGGGTTTAG
- a CDS encoding LysE family translocator: protein MTIEWYATLFGFALLTCGTPGPNNLMLTASGANFGVRRTLPHLIGVVVGQPVLQLVLALGFYPLFERWPLLKMSLQVLGSLYLLWLAWRIAVAGAPGDPARRARPLTLLEGLGFQFLNPKAWMMGISAISLFSLPGSDYWPSMWGIMSVFPMAGLPVCFAWVLFGHQLSRWINSDRGWRRLNGSLGALTALCVVMLWY, encoded by the coding sequence ATGACCATCGAATGGTATGCCACCCTGTTTGGCTTCGCCCTGCTCACCTGCGGCACCCCGGGGCCCAACAATCTGATGTTGACGGCATCCGGTGCCAACTTCGGGGTGCGCCGCACCCTGCCACACCTGATTGGGGTGGTGGTGGGCCAGCCGGTGCTGCAACTGGTGCTGGCGCTCGGCTTCTATCCGCTGTTCGAGCGCTGGCCCCTGCTCAAGATGAGCCTGCAGGTGCTGGGCAGCCTCTATCTGCTGTGGTTGGCCTGGCGCATCGCCGTGGCCGGTGCCCCCGGCGATCCGGCGAGGCGTGCCCGCCCGCTGACCCTGCTGGAAGGCCTGGGCTTCCAGTTCCTCAACCCCAAGGCCTGGATGATGGGGATCTCCGCCATCAGTCTGTTCAGCCTGCCGGGGAGCGACTACTGGCCGAGCATGTGGGGCATCATGTCGGTCTTCCCCATGGCGGGGCTGCCGGTCTGCTTTGCCTGGGTGCTGTTCGGTCATCAGCTCAGCCGCTGGATCAACTCGGACAGAGGCTGGCGCCGTCTCAATGGCAGCCTGGGGGCCCTCACCGCCCTGTGCGTGGTGATGCTCTGGTATTAA
- a CDS encoding aldose 1-epimerase family protein, with protein sequence MLKRLSIAVLLALGASSGQAAEFLLTDSQQGLDVGDWKITSDKLGIKSPVPFSIEKKRLHGGRQEGVDLLIVDNGVMKITLVPTRGMGIKEVKGADVRLGWDSPVKEVVNPAFIDLESRAGLGWLDGFNEMLVRCGYEWTGHPGVDDDGRLKSLHGRVQNIPASVVSVTVDEEPPYAIHVRGRVDERTFKMSELVTWTQLSVLPGQAEFALQDKLTNHADYENEYQIIYHGNFGAPILEEGARVSTPVKQISPFNDYAKAGLKGWQTYLGPTKGFDEMVFNLVPYSDAEGNTLAVLNNKAGNVGVAVGYNTHQLPVLTLWKNTDTRAQGYVTGIEPGTSYAYSTKYQRPLGLVPKIQPGETKTFDLTYRLLRNGEEVKQALAQVEKIQAGRPTELREQPLVKLP encoded by the coding sequence ATGTTGAAGAGACTCTCCATTGCCGTGCTGCTTGCCCTGGGGGCGAGCTCCGGCCAGGCCGCCGAATTCCTGCTGACCGACTCCCAGCAGGGGCTGGATGTGGGGGACTGGAAGATCACCAGCGACAAGCTGGGGATCAAGAGCCCGGTGCCCTTCTCCATCGAGAAGAAGCGCCTGCACGGCGGGCGCCAGGAGGGGGTCGATCTGCTCATCGTCGACAACGGGGTGATGAAGATCACCCTGGTGCCGACCCGTGGCATGGGGATCAAGGAGGTCAAGGGGGCCGATGTGCGCCTCGGCTGGGATTCTCCGGTCAAGGAGGTGGTCAACCCGGCCTTCATCGATCTGGAGAGCCGCGCCGGTCTCGGCTGGCTCGATGGCTTCAACGAGATGCTGGTACGTTGCGGCTATGAGTGGACCGGCCACCCCGGGGTGGATGACGATGGCCGCCTCAAGAGCCTGCACGGCCGTGTGCAGAACATACCGGCCTCAGTGGTCAGCGTGACAGTGGACGAGGAGCCGCCCTACGCCATCCACGTGCGGGGCCGGGTGGACGAGCGCACCTTCAAGATGAGCGAGCTGGTCACCTGGACCCAGCTGAGCGTGCTTCCCGGTCAGGCGGAGTTTGCCCTGCAGGACAAGCTGACCAACCACGCCGACTACGAGAACGAGTACCAGATCATCTATCACGGCAACTTCGGGGCACCCATCCTGGAGGAGGGGGCGCGGGTCAGCACCCCGGTGAAGCAGATCTCCCCGTTCAACGACTACGCCAAGGCGGGGCTCAAGGGGTGGCAAACCTACCTGGGGCCGACCAAGGGCTTCGACGAGATGGTGTTCAACCTGGTGCCCTACAGCGATGCCGAGGGCAATACCCTGGCGGTGCTCAACAACAAAGCGGGCAATGTCGGGGTGGCTGTGGGTTACAACACGCACCAGTTGCCGGTGTTGACCCTGTGGAAGAACACCGACACCCGGGCCCAGGGCTATGTGACCGGTATAGAGCCTGGCACCAGCTATGCCTACAGCACCAAGTACCAGCGTCCGCTGGGGCTGGTACCTAAGATCCAGCCGGGGGAGACCAAGACCTTCGATCTGACCTATCGCCTGCTGCGCAATGGGGAGGAGGTGAAGCAGGCCCTGGCCCAGGTGGAGAAGATCCAGGCCGGCCGCCCCACAGAGCTGCGGGAGCAGCCCCTGGTCAAGCTGCCCTGA
- a CDS encoding aspartate/glutamate racemase family protein — translation MKCIGLLGGMSWESTVSYYQALNRGVRARLGGLHSARVLLSSVDFAEIERLQHAGDWPATARLLAAEARAIQAGGADFLMIGTNTMHKVAPEIAAAIEIPLLHIADATARRLQADGVTRVGLLGTRFTMEQDFYKGRLQELFGLEVLVPQEAARERVHRIIYDELCLGDIREPSRAEYLAIIADLAQAGAQAVILGCTEIALLVGECQAAVPLYDTTAIHAEAAVAWALE, via the coding sequence ATGAAATGTATCGGTCTGCTGGGCGGCATGAGCTGGGAGTCCACCGTCAGCTATTACCAGGCCCTCAACCGGGGTGTGCGGGCGCGGCTCGGCGGCCTGCACTCGGCGCGGGTGCTGCTGAGCAGCGTCGATTTCGCCGAGATAGAGCGGCTGCAACATGCCGGTGACTGGCCCGCCACCGCCCGTCTGCTGGCGGCCGAGGCCAGGGCCATCCAGGCCGGTGGCGCCGATTTCCTGATGATAGGTACCAACACCATGCACAAGGTGGCCCCCGAGATCGCCGCCGCCATCGAGATCCCGCTGTTGCACATCGCCGACGCCACCGCTCGCCGTCTGCAGGCCGACGGGGTGACCCGGGTCGGCTTGCTCGGTACCCGCTTCACCATGGAGCAGGATTTCTACAAGGGGCGGCTGCAAGAGCTGTTCGGGCTGGAGGTGCTGGTGCCGCAGGAGGCCGCGCGGGAGCGGGTGCACCGCATCATCTATGACGAGCTCTGCCTCGGCGACATTCGCGAGCCGTCCCGGGCCGAATACCTGGCCATCATCGCCGATCTGGCACAGGCCGGCGCTCAGGCCGTGATCCTCGGCTGCACCGAGATCGCCCTGCTGGTGGGGGAGTGCCAGGCCGCAGTGCCGCTCTACGATACCACCGCCATTCACGCCGAGGCCGCCGTGGCGTGGGCGCTGGAGTAG
- a CDS encoding long-chain fatty acid--CoA ligase: MSQLHLVRVMRERIARLGNKAALRVQQDGQWRAIGWRTLGQAMDYCAQALIRAGHQPTEMVGLYARNMPEWTQADLGILAARGVNVPIYPTSTLDQLRYIVKDAGIKLLFVGEQPQFDQALLLLKSGEINQIVTLDGTVDLRGCEQASHFQTFLVSGNHQPSEQALREREQHYRMDDLLTLIYTSGTTGEPKGVMLDFANIAACFEMHDRRLDLGEQDVSLCMLPLSHVFERAWSYYVLYCGAENVYIRDPQKVMEVIGEVQPTVMCAVPRLYEKAYAMIQAKVAQAPRLRRALFAWATGVGKRMVATRQAGKSASPLLYLQLALAERLVFRKLRARFGGRTRFLPVAGARLADDVNLFFQAMGLNLKYGYGMTETTATVCCYEDSQFKLGSIGTVMDGIEVKLGENNELLVRSPTVMRGYYNKPEATAEVMTADGFLRTGDAGELDDEGNIYFTERLKELMKTSNGKYVAPQLVEGTLGKDRFIEQIAIVADARHFVSALIVPCFESLEEYARSINLQYQCKTELLRHSKVVEFFEARIADLQQELAKFEQVKKFTLLPSAFSMELGEITPTMKLRRKIIESKYQSEIEAMYSHV, from the coding sequence ATGTCGCAGCTTCATCTGGTTAGAGTGATGCGTGAGCGTATTGCCCGCCTTGGCAACAAGGCCGCCCTGCGCGTCCAGCAGGATGGCCAGTGGCGCGCCATCGGCTGGCGTACCCTGGGCCAGGCCATGGACTACTGTGCCCAGGCGCTGATCCGCGCCGGCCACCAGCCCACCGAGATGGTCGGCCTCTATGCCCGCAACATGCCGGAGTGGACCCAGGCCGATCTCGGCATCCTCGCCGCCCGCGGCGTCAACGTGCCCATCTACCCTACCAGCACCCTGGATCAGCTGCGCTACATCGTGAAGGACGCCGGCATCAAGCTGCTGTTCGTGGGGGAGCAACCCCAGTTCGATCAGGCGCTCCTGCTGCTCAAGAGTGGCGAGATCAACCAGATAGTCACCCTGGACGGCACTGTCGATCTGCGCGGCTGCGAGCAGGCGAGCCACTTCCAGACCTTTCTGGTCTCCGGCAACCATCAGCCAAGCGAGCAGGCGCTGAGGGAGCGCGAGCAGCACTACCGCATGGATGATCTGCTGACCCTGATCTACACCTCCGGCACCACCGGTGAGCCCAAGGGGGTCATGCTCGATTTTGCCAACATCGCCGCCTGCTTCGAGATGCACGACCGCCGCCTGGATCTTGGCGAGCAGGACGTGTCGCTGTGCATGCTGCCGCTGAGCCACGTGTTCGAGCGCGCCTGGAGCTACTACGTGCTCTATTGCGGCGCCGAGAACGTCTATATCCGCGATCCCCAGAAGGTGATGGAGGTGATTGGCGAGGTGCAACCCACAGTGATGTGCGCCGTGCCGCGCCTCTACGAGAAGGCCTACGCCATGATCCAGGCGAAGGTGGCCCAGGCGCCGCGTCTGCGCCGCGCCCTGTTCGCCTGGGCCACCGGGGTCGGCAAGCGGATGGTCGCCACCCGCCAGGCCGGCAAGTCCGCCTCCCCCCTGCTCTACCTGCAACTGGCCCTGGCCGAGCGGCTGGTGTTTCGCAAGCTGCGTGCCCGCTTCGGCGGCCGTACCCGCTTCCTGCCGGTCGCAGGCGCTCGCCTGGCGGACGACGTCAACCTCTTCTTCCAGGCCATGGGGCTCAACCTCAAGTACGGCTACGGCATGACAGAGACCACGGCCACCGTCTGCTGCTACGAGGACAGCCAGTTCAAGCTCGGCTCTATCGGCACCGTCATGGACGGCATAGAGGTCAAACTCGGCGAGAACAACGAGCTGCTGGTGCGCTCACCCACAGTGATGCGCGGCTACTACAACAAGCCGGAGGCCACGGCCGAGGTGATGACGGCCGATGGCTTCCTGCGTACCGGCGATGCCGGCGAGCTGGACGACGAGGGCAACATCTACTTCACCGAGCGTCTCAAGGAGCTGATGAAGACCTCCAACGGCAAGTACGTGGCACCCCAGCTGGTGGAGGGGACCCTGGGCAAGGATCGCTTCATCGAGCAGATCGCCATCGTCGCCGACGCCCGCCACTTCGTCTCGGCGCTGATAGTCCCCTGCTTCGAGTCCCTGGAGGAGTACGCCCGCTCCATCAACCTGCAGTACCAGTGCAAGACGGAGCTGCTGCGCCACTCCAAGGTGGTGGAGTTCTTCGAGGCTCGGATCGCGGATCTGCAACAAGAGCTGGCCAAGTTCGAGCAAGTGAAGAAGTTCACCCTGCTGCCGAGCGCCTTCTCCATGGAGCTCGGGGAGATCACCCCCACCATGAAGCTGCGCCGCAAGATCATCGAATCCAAGTACCAGAGCGAGATCGAGGCCATGTATAGCCATGTCTGA
- a CDS encoding PLP-dependent aminotransferase family protein, producing MTIWTPDLTPFEGPLYLKLVKAIEQAIADGALPPQTRLPTHRALADRLGVTVGTITRAYTEAERRGLLAARVGHGTWVRGAADPANEWVIRNEDNHRIELWQNLPVQLDRAAIIKPMLAELADGDLNGLLGYDKEAGRAPQRQLFVDWLAEQGIRGSEERLLFSHGAQHGIMLALLATGCVGETLFCEGLSYPGMLGNARQLKNQVMGLAMDEEGLLPAALEAACRQRRAKLLYLTPTLQNPTTATMSLARREEIVAIARRHDLLIVEDDVNGLLPEEMLPPLVNLAPERVIYLGSLAKIACGGLRVGFVLAPPALRNGFAQAMRLSSWMVSPLLIELACKLVSQHQIMPLIEQQRRILARRGELLRHLLPGARWQAGSMHAWLPLPEPWRSQEFAEAANALDVGVASGEHFAAGQFAAPQGVRLSLSQPATDARVAEGLERLAGLLRAAPPTNPLL from the coding sequence ATGACAATCTGGACGCCCGACCTCACCCCCTTCGAGGGACCCCTCTACCTGAAACTGGTCAAGGCCATAGAGCAGGCCATTGCCGATGGCGCCCTACCCCCCCAGACCCGGCTGCCCACCCATAGGGCGCTGGCGGACCGGCTGGGAGTGACGGTGGGCACCATCACCCGCGCCTACACCGAAGCCGAGCGGCGGGGTCTGCTGGCGGCCAGGGTGGGTCATGGCACCTGGGTCAGGGGAGCGGCGGATCCCGCCAATGAATGGGTGATCCGCAACGAGGACAATCACCGCATCGAACTGTGGCAGAACCTGCCGGTGCAGCTGGACAGGGCCGCCATCATCAAGCCCATGCTGGCCGAGCTAGCGGACGGGGATCTCAATGGGCTGCTGGGCTATGACAAGGAGGCCGGGCGCGCCCCGCAGCGCCAGCTGTTCGTCGACTGGCTCGCCGAGCAGGGCATCAGGGGAAGCGAGGAGAGGTTGCTGTTCAGTCATGGCGCCCAGCACGGCATCATGCTGGCCCTGCTGGCCACCGGCTGCGTGGGGGAGACTCTGTTTTGCGAGGGGCTCAGCTACCCCGGCATGCTGGGCAATGCACGCCAGCTGAAGAATCAGGTGATGGGGCTGGCGATGGACGAGGAGGGGCTGCTCCCCGCCGCCCTGGAGGCCGCCTGTCGCCAGCGGCGGGCCAAGCTGCTCTACCTGACCCCCACCCTGCAAAACCCCACCACGGCCACCATGAGCCTGGCGCGGCGGGAGGAGATAGTCGCCATCGCCCGCCGCCATGATCTGCTGATCGTCGAGGATGACGTCAACGGCCTGCTGCCCGAGGAGATGCTTCCACCTCTGGTCAACCTGGCGCCGGAGCGGGTCATCTACCTCGGCAGCCTGGCCAAGATCGCCTGCGGCGGCCTGCGGGTCGGCTTCGTGCTGGCTCCCCCCGCCCTTCGCAACGGCTTCGCCCAGGCGATGCGGCTGTCGAGCTGGATGGTGAGCCCCCTGCTCATCGAGCTGGCCTGCAAGCTGGTGAGCCAGCACCAGATCATGCCGCTCATCGAGCAGCAGAGACGGATCCTGGCGCGTCGGGGAGAGCTGCTGCGCCACCTGCTGCCGGGGGCCCGCTGGCAGGCGGGCTCCATGCACGCCTGGCTGCCGCTGCCCGAACCCTGGCGCAGTCAGGAGTTCGCCGAGGCGGCCAACGCCCTTGACGTCGGGGTCGCGAGCGGAGAACACTTTGCCGCCGGCCAGTTTGCCGCCCCGCAAGGGGTACGCCTGAGCCTGAGCCAGCCCGCCACCGACGCCCGCGTCGCCGAGGGGCTGGAGCGCCTCGCCGGGCTGCTGCGCGCGGCGCCACCCACCAATCCCCTGCTATAG